Proteins from a genomic interval of Arachis hypogaea cultivar Tifrunner chromosome 10, arahy.Tifrunner.gnm2.J5K5, whole genome shotgun sequence:
- the LOC112718361 gene encoding amino acid transporter AVT6B-like, giving the protein MVGGPTPNHVKKRSRKSNAIGANENEPLLPKSQENYNGDDDFKGSSFASATFNLSTTIIGAGIMALPATLKVLGMVPGLITITFMAFLTDKSIEFMIRFSRAGGLTSYGDLMGDAFGRYGKAVLQISVIVNNVGILIVYMIIIGDVLSGTSSSKDHHYGILEGWFGVHWWTGRTVVLIFTTLAIFLPLVSFKRIDSLSFTSALSIALAVVFLVVAVGIAIFKIISGGIGMPRLFPVINDLTDFFQLFTVTPILVTAYICHYNVHNIDNEMEDPSQMHGVVRTSLAMCCSVYLLTSFFGFLLFGESTLEDVLANFDTDLGIPFGPALNDAIRFSYAAHIMLVFPVVFYPLRINLDGLIFSSSSRPLLQDNLRFTSLTLSLILLIFLGATLIPSIWDTFQFTGATATVFVGFIFPAAVTLRDRYDIATKQDKILSVMMIILAVFSNVVAIYSDAIALVNKDKGKTSRE; this is encoded by the exons ATGGTTGGAGGCCCAACACCTAACCATGTGaagaaaagatcaagaaagagCAATGCAATTGGTGCTAATGAGAATGAACCATTGTTGCCAAAGTCTCAAGAAAATTATAACGGTGATGATGATTTTAAAGGATCCTCATTCGCCAGTGCGACCTTCAATTTATCAACCACAATTATTGGTGCTGGGATCATGGCCTTGCCTGCAACCCTCAAAGTGTTGGGGATGGTGCCTGGTCTTATTACTATCACTTTCATGGCTTTCTTGACGGACAAGTCAATCGAATTCATGATCCGATTTTCACGCGCCGGCGGCCTTACTTCTTATGGTGATCTCATGGGGGATGCCTTTGGGAGATATGGAAAAGCTGTGCTTCAAATTAGTGTCATAGTCAACAATGTTGGCATCCTTATTGTTTACATGATTATTATTG GTGATGTGCTATCTGGAACATCTTCAAGTAAAGATCACCATTATGGAATACTTGAAGGATGGTTTGGTGTACATTGGTGGACAGGCCGTACAGTTGTTCTTATTTTTACTACACTTGCTATATTTCTTCCTTTGGTTAGCTTTAAGAGAATTG ATTCGTTGAGTTTTACATCGGCACTATCAATTGCACTAGCAGTTGTGTTTCTTGTAGTTGCTGTGGGAATAGCAATTTTCAAGATCATAAGTGGAGGCATTGGAATGCCAAGACTCTTTCCAGTTATTAATGATTTGACAGATTTCTTCCAACTCTTCACTGTAACTCCTATTCTTGTCACTGCCTATATATGCCACTACAATG TTCACAACATAGACAATGAAATGGAGGACCCCTCTCAAATGCATGGAGTTGTAAGGACATCCCTTGCAATGTGTTGTTCAGTGTACCTATTAACAAGCTTCTTTGGTTTCCTCCTATTTGGAGAATCAACTCTTGAAGATGTCCTAGCAAACTTTGACACTGATCTTGGAATCCCTTTCGGCCCTGCGCTTAACGACGCCATTCGATTTAGCTACGCCGCGCACATCATGCTTGTTTTTCCAGTTGTCTTCTATCCCCTGCGAATCAACTTAGATGGCCTCATCTTTTCGTCTTCTTCAAGGCCTTTGCTTCAAGATAACTTGAGATTCACGTCACTAACCTTATCTCTTATTCTTCTAATATTTCTTGGTGCAACCTTAATACCTAGCATTTGGGACACTTTTCAGTTCACTGGAGCAACCGCCACCGTTTTTGTAGGGTTTATTTTCCCGGCTGCCGTCACTCTTAG GGATCGATACGACATTGCAACCAAACAAGACAAGATTCTTTCGGTTATGATGATCATATTGGCAGTATTCTCAAATGTTGTGGCTATATATAGTGATGCCATTGCCTTGGTGAATAAGGATAAAGGCAAAACTTCACGTGAATGA